Proteins encoded by one window of Clostridium cagae:
- a CDS encoding NAD(P)/FAD-dependent oxidoreductase, whose translation MSKVIVIGAGPAGMMAAITAAKEHKVTLLDGNERLGKKLFITGKGRCNVTNAKDISEFFDYIPGNPHFLYSALYTFTNEDTMNFFSNEGIKLKVERGDRVFPESDKSSDIIRGLSNALSRTDVEIKLNSKVTNIKYKNNSITGIEINNDEILKADHYIIATGGASYPLTGSRGEGQEFSKKLGHKIIPLKPALVPMVVKDAKTKELMGLSLKNVEVTIKENDKKVVYKNFGEMLFTHFGVSGPLILSGSRFIENNKNYKLHIDLKPSLNLGELDKRIQRDFNKYLNKDFKNSLNELLPQKLIPMIIEMSNIPEEKKVNEITKEERRNLVNILKDFSFDLNGLRPLAEGIVTKGGIDVKEIDPSTMKSKIIDNLSFCGEVMDVDAFTGGYNVQIAFATGVIAGSHIE comes from the coding sequence ATGAGCAAAGTTATTGTTATTGGAGCAGGCCCAGCAGGAATGATGGCTGCAATAACAGCTGCAAAAGAACATAAAGTAACATTATTAGATGGTAATGAAAGACTAGGAAAAAAGCTGTTTATTACTGGTAAAGGTAGATGTAATGTTACAAATGCTAAGGATATTTCAGAATTTTTTGATTACATACCTGGTAACCCGCATTTTTTATATAGTGCATTATATACATTTACTAATGAAGATACTATGAATTTCTTTTCTAATGAAGGAATTAAATTAAAAGTAGAACGTGGAGATAGAGTATTTCCTGAATCTGATAAATCTTCTGATATAATTAGAGGTTTATCAAATGCATTAAGTAGAACTGATGTTGAAATAAAATTAAATTCAAAGGTTACTAATATAAAATATAAGAATAACAGCATAACTGGTATTGAAATAAATAATGATGAGATTTTAAAAGCAGATCATTATATTATAGCAACTGGTGGAGCTTCTTATCCTCTTACTGGTTCAAGAGGGGAAGGACAAGAATTTTCTAAAAAATTAGGACATAAAATAATTCCATTAAAGCCAGCGCTTGTACCCATGGTTGTAAAAGATGCAAAAACTAAAGAACTTATGGGATTATCATTAAAAAATGTAGAAGTTACAATAAAAGAAAATGATAAGAAAGTTGTATATAAAAATTTTGGTGAAATGTTATTCACACATTTTGGTGTATCAGGTCCACTTATTTTAAGTGGAAGTAGATTTATAGAGAACAATAAAAACTATAAATTACATATAGATCTTAAACCTTCATTAAACTTAGGTGAATTAGATAAGAGGATACAAAGAGATTTTAATAAATATTTAAATAAGGATTTTAAAAATTCACTAAATGAATTATTACCACAAAAACTAATCCCAATGATAATAGAAATGTCTAATATACCTGAAGAAAAGAAAGTTAATGAAATCACTAAAGAAGAGAGAAGAAATTTAGTTAACATTCTTAAAGATTTTTCATTTGATTTAAATGGGTTAAGGCCACTTGCTGAAGGAATTGTAACAAAAGGCGGAATAGATGTTAAAGAAATTGATCCATCTACTATGAAATCTAAGATTATAGATAATCTTTCTTTTTGCGGTGAAGTTATGGATGTAGATGCTTTTACTGGTGGTTATAATGTACAAATTGCATTTGCAACTGGAGTAATTGCTGGAAGTCATATTGAATAA
- a CDS encoding DUF1653 domain-containing protein, with amino-acid sequence MREFKTGIYRHFKGREYEVIDIAIHSETREKFVVYKALYGDFKTFIRPYDMFMSKVDKEKYPDIKQKYRFEYIDG; translated from the coding sequence ATGAGAGAATTTAAAACTGGAATATACAGACACTTTAAAGGAAGAGAATATGAAGTTATTGATATTGCAATTCATAGTGAAACAAGAGAAAAATTCGTAGTATATAAAGCGCTATATGGAGATTTTAAAACTTTCATTAGGCCTTATGATATGTTTATGAGCAAAGTTGATAAAGAAAAATATCCAGATATAAAACAAAAATATAGATTTGAATATATAGATGGCTAA
- the cmk gene encoding (d)CMP kinase codes for MKIAVAIDGPAGAGKSTIAKLVGKEFNLMYINTGAMYRAVALKCKENNISENNIEKICSLIDTMEMHFENDDLILNNENIQDKITLPEISSIVSSYASISEVRSKLVKLQRDMSNKFDVIMDGRDIGTVVLKDAKFKFFLTATPEERANRRFKELKDREIECSYDNILKDIIDRDYKDTHREIDPLRKADDAIEIDTTGLNISAVTEKINSYIRESI; via the coding sequence TTGAAAATAGCAGTAGCAATAGATGGCCCAGCAGGTGCTGGAAAAAGTACAATAGCAAAATTAGTAGGTAAAGAGTTTAATCTTATGTATATAAATACTGGTGCTATGTATAGAGCTGTAGCATTGAAGTGTAAAGAAAATAATATATCTGAAAATAATATAGAAAAGATATGTTCATTAATAGATACTATGGAAATGCATTTTGAAAATGATGATTTAATTTTAAATAATGAAAATATTCAAGATAAAATAACTCTTCCAGAAATAAGTAGTATAGTATCTTCTTATGCATCTATATCTGAAGTAAGAAGTAAATTGGTTAAACTTCAAAGAGATATGTCAAATAAATTTGATGTTATAATGGATGGAAGAGATATAGGGACAGTTGTACTTAAAGATGCTAAATTTAAGTTTTTCTTAACAGCTACACCAGAGGAAAGAGCAAATAGAAGATTTAAAGAACTTAAGGATAGGGAAATTGAGTGTTCGTATGATAACATATTAAAAGATATTATAGACAGAGATTATAAAGATACTCATAGAGAGATAGATCCATTGAGAAAAGCTGATGATGCTATTGAAATAGATACTACTGGGTTAAATATATCTGCAGTTACAGAAAAAATTAATTCTTATATAAGAGAGTCAATTTAA